From Triticum urartu cultivar G1812 chromosome 2, Tu2.1, whole genome shotgun sequence, a single genomic window includes:
- the LOC125541085 gene encoding zinc finger A20 and AN1 domain-containing stress-associated protein 9-like: protein MPHGQESSTEAAAGGGAPLCANGCGFYGSEATKSMCSKCYRDHLKATGVAGPAVEGKINADDLIHAFKKSVSLQDSTAAAAAEAAPEADAPAKKAASTRCMACKKKVGLLGFACRCGGTFCSLHRYVDGHACGFDYKKVGREQIAQQNPLVAPSKLHNKI, encoded by the coding sequence ATGCCGCACGGGCAGGAGTCTTCGACGGAGGCCGCCGCCGGTGGGGGCGCGCCGCTGTGCGCGAACGGCTGCGGGTTCTACGGGAGCGAGGCAACCAAGAGCATGTGCTCAAAGTGCTACCGCGACCACCTCAAGGCGACAGGTGTGGCTGGCCCCGCCGTCGAGGGGAAGATCAATGCCGACGACCTCATCCACGCCTTCAAGAAGTCGGTGAGCCTGCAGGACTCTACCGCTGCAGCTGCTGCGGAGGCGGCACCGGAGGCCGATGCGCCAGCGAAGAAGGCGGCGTCAACCAGGTGCATGGCGTGCAAGAAGAAGGTGGGGCTGCTGGGGTTCGCGTGCCGCTGCGGTGGCACCTTCTGCTCGCTGCACCGCTACGTGGACGGGCACGCATGCGGTTTCGACTACAAGAAGGTCGGCCGTGAGCAGATCGCGCAGCAGAACCCTCTCGTCGCGCCGTCCAAGCTCCACAACAAGATTTGA